In one Molothrus ater isolate BHLD 08-10-18 breed brown headed cowbird chromosome 6, BPBGC_Mater_1.1, whole genome shotgun sequence genomic region, the following are encoded:
- the DRD4 gene encoding D(4) dopamine receptor — MGNGTAGPPPAVPGHSIAALVLGILLILLIVGGNGLVCLSVCTERALKTTTNYFIVSLAVADLLLALLVLPLYVYSEFQGGVWSLSTVLCDALMTMDVMLCTASIFNLCAISVDRFIAVQIPLNYNRRQIDLRQLILISTTWIFAFAVASPVIFGLNNVPDRDPSLCQLEDDNYIVYSSICSFFIPCPVMLVLYCGMFQGLKRWEEARKAKLRGCIYGANRKLYHPPTLMEREQTRLGLLECSPYARAGLPGECGMNSGIQTVSYPHLRYPHPGHGRKRAKINGRERKAMRVLPVVVGAFLFCWTPFFVVHITRALCKSCSIPPQVTSTVTWLGYVNSALNPIIYTVFNAEFRNFFRKVLHLFC, encoded by the exons ATGGGCAACGGCACCGCCGGACCCCCGCCCGCCGTACCCGGCCACAGCATCGCCGCCCTGGTGCTCggcatcctcctcatcctcctcatcgTCGGCGGCAACGGGCTCGTCTGTCTGAGCGTCTGCACGGAGCGGGCGCTCAAGACCACCACCAACTACTTCATCGTCAGCCTCGCCGTGGCCGATCTGCTGCTCGCCCTCCTCGTCCTGCCCCTCTACGTCTACTCCGAG TTCCAGGGAGGAGTGTGGTCCCTCAGCACGGTGCTGTGCGATGCCCTGATGACCATGGACGTGATGCTGTGCACGGCCTCCATCTTCAACCTGTGTGCTATCAGCGTGGATCG GTTCATCGCTGTTCAAATCCCACTCAACTACAACCGGCGGCAGATCGACCTGCGGCAGCTGATCCTTATATCCACCACCTGGATATTCGCCTTTGCTGTGGCATCCCCAGTCATATTTGGCCTCAACAATGTCCCAGACCGGGACCCCAGCTTGTGCCAACTGGAGGATGACAACTACATCGTGTATTCCTCCATCTGCTCCTTCTTCATCCCATGCCCTGTCATGCTGGTTCTGTACTGTGGCATGTTCCAAGGACTCAAGCGCTGGGAAGAAGCCCGGAAGGCCAAGCTGAGAGGCTGCATCTACGGAGCCAACAGGAAGCTGTATCACCCCCCAACCTTGATGGAGAGAGAGCAGACccggctggggctgctggagtgCAGCCCCTATGCCCGTGCTGGCCTCCCTGGGGAGTGTGGGATGAACAGTGGGATCCAGACTGTGTCCTACCCACACCTCAGGTACCCGCATCCAGGGCACGGGCGCAAGCGGGCCAAGATCAACGGCCGGGAGCGCAAGGCCATGCGGGTGCTGCCCGTCGTTGTCG GtgctttcctcttctgctgGACACCTTTTTTTGTGGTGCACATTACCAGGGCACTCTGCAagtcctgctccatccccccTCAAGTCACCAGCACTGTCACTTGGCTGGGCTACGTCAACAGTGCTCTCAACCCCATCATTTACACCGTGTTCAATGCCGAGTTCAGGAACTTCTTCCGCAAAGTCTTGCACCTCTTCTGCTGA
- the DEAF1 gene encoding deformed epidermal autoregulatory factor 1 homolog isoform X3, giving the protein MAGRASSKDWKRSIRYAGRPLQCLIHDGILNPHAASCTCAACCDDMTLSGPIRLFVPYKRRKKENEIPATPVKKNCSKNITLLPATAATTFTVTPSGQITTSGALTFDRASTVEATAIISESPAQGDVFTGATVQDTNVQQPCRVSHPEPHYPSYQDNCQISPFPEAALPTSHPKIVLTSLPALAVPPPTPTKAMSPSVVNGLEVTEQRSWLYLEEMVNSLLSTAQQLKTLIEQAKQASSSFREAAVTQAKIQADVERKEQYQSQLFQQTEDVDGKTEIIIKQSCVNCGREATNECTGCHKVNYCSTFCQRKDWKDHQHICGQSATVTVQGDEVHVPDNVMEKVTV; this is encoded by the exons ATGGCGGGGCGAGCCAGCAGCAAGGACTGGAAGAGGAGCATCCGCTACGCCGGGCGGCCCCTGCAGTGCCTTATCCAC GATGGGATTTTAAATCCCCATGCTGCCTCGTGTACTTGTGCGGCTTGCTGTGACGACATGACCCTG AGTGGCCCTATACGACTCTTTGTGCCATATAAAAGGcggaaaaaagaaaatgaaataccGGCAACTCCAGTGAAGAAGAATTGTTCCAAAAACATCACTCTGCTTCCAGCCACTGCTGCAACTACGT TCACCGTGACTCCCTCTGGACAGATCACAACCTCCGGGGCGCTGACCTTCGACCGCGCCTCCACCGTGGAGGCCACAGCCATCATCTcagagagcccagcacagggggatgtTTTCACTGGAGCCACTG TTCAGGACACCAACGTCCAGCAGCCTTGCCGGGTGTCTCATCCAGAGCCTCACTATCCCAGTTACCAGGACAACTGCCAGATCTCACCTTTCCCTGAGGCTGCACTGCCAACGTCTCATCCCAAAATCG TGTTGACgtctctgcctgccctggcagtgccccccCCGACGCCCACCAAAGCCATGTCGCCGTCGGTGGTGAACGGGCTGGAGGTGACGGAGCAGCGCAGCTGGCTCTACCTGGAGGAGATGGTCAattccctgctcagcacagcacagcagctgaagacTCTGATTGAGCAGGCCAAGCAGGCCAGCTCCTCCTTCCGTGAGGCTGCTGTCACACAGGCCAAGATCCAGGCTGATGTGGAGAGGAAAGAG CAATACCAGAGCCAGTTATTCCAACAAACAGAAGATGTGGATGGGAAGACAGAAATCATCATCAAG caATCCTGCGTCAACTGCGGACGGGAGGCCACCAATGAGTGCACAGGATGCCACAAAGTCAACTACTGCTCCACGTTCTGCCAGCGGAAG GACTGGAAGGACCACCAGCACATCTGTGGCCAGTCAGCCACGGTGACGGTGCAAGGGGACGAGGTGCACGTCCCGGACAATGTCATGGAGAAGGTCACCGTGTGA